From one Culex quinquefasciatus strain JHB chromosome 3, VPISU_Cqui_1.0_pri_paternal, whole genome shotgun sequence genomic stretch:
- the LOC6045944 gene encoding mucin-22 isoform X7, which translates to MKGILVIPILAFAIAACVANPAQTVKHSSAEKKSTGGRAVVTKVISGGTQTTGGNTVTKVTTTTSTAGSQSTGGASSKVTKTTSGSTSTTGGSTVVKQTNLGKPAGASTVVTSSTSSQSSSQSSKHASGEKKTAGAQSLKKTTVTKTTSTVATGNQSKGASSAQVTKTSSGSSSTTGGNSQTSSVVTSKVMKSSKSSKNGSGEKKSAGAHTTGTQILKQSSSSQTSASGARMIKRGSGEKRSAGRQTLQRTSSSQTSGGTQSLSKTSVTMTQGEHGHSGKGHGMKKTTMVKTTSTANSESAGGSNSVQQTTTNGVSGMKKSTKKVIKTTSTTATAQQSGATTTGAQQTQVLKQTSSGSQQSGTATKVTQTSTSGTQQSGSGTSTQTTSGSSSSSGSSSSGKRTVTKVSKRVVKNVKAGNSTAGAVTTSQTTSSGTQQSGSSTATQAIKQTSTGSSSSTQTSSGSTTSTGASSSGKRTVIKTSKRVVKKIKTGTSTAGSGSTSETTSTGTQQSGSSATTQTSKTTTTGTQPSGSSTATKTTKTTTTTTSTGTVPAGSSTQVTKSTSTGAQQTESSTATQVNKTTSTGAQQTGSSTATKTTKTTTTTTSTGTKPAGSSTQVTKSTSTGAQQTGSSTATQVNKTTSTGAQQTGSSTATQTTKTTTTGTQPAGSSTATKTTKTTTTTTSTGTKPAGSSTQVTKSTSTGAQQTGSSTATQVNKTTSTGAQQTGSSTATQTTKTTTTGTQPAGSSTATKTTKTTTTTTSTGTKPAGSSTQVTKSTSTGAQQTGSSTATQVNKTTSTGAQQTGSSTATQTTKMTTTGTQPAGSSTATKTTKTTTTTTSTGTKPAGSSTQVTKSTSTGAQQTGSSTATQTTKTTTTGTQPAGSTATKTTKTTTTTTSTGIKPAGSSTQVTTSTSTGAQQTGSSTATQTTKTTTTGTQPAGSSTATKTTKTTTTTTSTGTKPAGSSTQVTKSTSTGAQQTGSSTATQVNKTTSTGAQQTGSSTATQTTKTTTTGTQPAGSSTATKTTKTTTTTTNTGIKPAGSSTQVTTSTSTGAQQTGSSTATQVNKTTSTGAQQTGSSTATKTTKTTTTTTSTGTKPAGSSTQVTKSTSTGAQQTGSSTATQVNKTTSTAVQQTGSSTATQTSKTTTTGTQPAGSSTATKTTKTTTTTTSTGIKPAGSSTQVTTSTSTGAQQTGSSTATQTTKTTTTGTQPAGSSTATKTTKTTTTTTSTGTKPAGSSTQVTKSTSTGAQQTGSSTATQVNKTTSTGAQQTGSSTATQTTKTTTTGTQPAGSSTATKTTKTTTTTTSTGTKPAGSSTQVTKSTSTGAQQTGSSTATQVTKQTTTGSTTSTKSSGASTATKATKTTSTSTQTTGGSKVTKTASGSKQTGSSTATSTVTKVTKQTSTGTQTAASKKTVGGDRTITLVLKEIRTGKSSSSASKSKKVSKSSESKKITVGKQDEHFEGSITLKRIKSSSGVKTTGERSIGSYKSHSERRKVVEEHHERRHDSQDQFEGKFALKKVQSAKGKKTCDCGKQEFGKHSRDEHEHYEAKFALKKTHSRKLSEEESEGSFESQERHGERRLSEEYYGRGHESYDHSGEYRAHRRSESARDYHGSGRRFSGKHRSTGHYRDWQSSEEEYGRRRSSSRSSGRQSAGNGFGGNGFGGIMIVNQPGVYNA; encoded by the exons ATGAAGGGTATCCTGGTAATTCCCATTCTGGCGTTTGCCATTGCTGCTTGCGTGGCAAACCCAGCCCAAACAGTCAAACACTCGTCCGCTGAGAAGAAGTCAACCGGTGGTAGGGCCGTGGTAACGAAGGTTATTTCCGGGGGAACTCAAACAACCGGCGGAAATACCGTTACGAAAGTAACGACGACCACTTCCACTGCGGGATCGCAGTCCACCGGAGGTGCTTCATCCAAGGTCACCAAAACCACTTCAGGATCTACTTCCACCACAGGAGGAAGTACAGTCGTGAAGCAAACCAATTTGGGCAAACCAGCTGGAGCTAGTACCGTGGTTACGAGCTCTACAAGTTCGCAATCTTCTTCCCAATCATCCAAACATGCATCTGGAGAAAAGAAAACCGCAGGAGCTCAATCTCTTAAGAAAACCACCGTAACCAAGACAACATCTACGGTTGCTACAGGAAACCAATCCAAGGGAGCATCCTCGGCACAAGTTACCAAAACCTCTTCTGGATCTTCCTCCACAACCGGAGGAAACTCTCAAACTTCTTCGGTTGTTACTTCCAAAGTAATGAAATCTTCCAAATCGTCTAAGAACGGATCAGGAGAAAAGAAGTCAGCTGGAGCACACACCACGGGAACTCAAATTCTCAAGCAATCATCATCGTCGCAAACTTCTGCTTCGGGTGCTCGAATGATCAAACGAGGATCTGGCGAGAAGAGATCTGCTGGAAGACAAACTCTCCAGCGAACATCATCATCGCAGACATCTGGCGGAACTCAATCACTCAGTAAAACTTCCGTGACTATGACTCAAGGTGAACACGGTCATTCTGGAAAAGGACATGGAATGAAGAAAACCACCATGGTTAAGACGACTTCTACGGCAAACTCGGAGAGCGCTGGTGGTAGCAACTCTGTGCAGCAAACTACAACGAACGGTGTTAGTGGAATGAAGAAATCTACCAAGAAGGTGATCAAAACTACATCAACGACTGCCACTGCTCAACAATCAGGAGCAACTACGACGGGAGCTCAGCAAACGCAAGTGCTCAAACAAACGAGCAGTGGTTCTCAACAATCTGGAACTGCAACAAAG GTAACTCAAACGTCAACGTCAGGAACTCAACAAAGTGGATCGGGTACCTCAACGCAAACTACTTCAGGATCTAGCAGCAGCTCAGGATCTAGCTCATCTGGGAAACGAACGGTAACCAAGGTTTCCAAGAGAGTCGTTAAAAATGTTAAGGCTGGAAATTCAACGGCAGGAGCTGTAACTACATCGCAG ACAACATCCTCTGGAACTCAGCAATCTGGGTCAAGTACTGCAACGCAAGCGATCAAGCAAACTAGCACTGGCTCGAGTTCCTCAACGCAAACTAGCTCAGGTTCTACCACCAGCACTGGAGCTAGTTCGTCTGGCAAAAGAACTGTAATTAAGACTTCTAAACGagttgtgaaaaaaattaaaactggaacCTCGACGGCTGGATCTGGATCTACGTCAGAG ACAACATCCACTGGAACTCAACAATCTGGATCAAGTGCTACTACCCAGACTTCAAAGACGACCACCACTGGAACTCAACCTTCTGGATCAAGCACTGCTACCAAGACTACCAAAACGACAACCACGACCACCAGCACTGGAACCGTACCGGCTGGATCTAGTACTCAGGTGACCAAATCAACATCGACTGGAGCTCAGCAAACCGAATCAAGCACTGCTACTCAGGTGAACAAGACTACATCGACTGGGGCTCAGCAAACCGGATCAAGCACAGCTACCAAGACTACCAAAACGACAACCACGACCACCAGCACTGGAACCAAACCGGCTGGATCTAGCACTCAGGTGACCAAATCAACATCGACTGGAGCTCAGCAAACCGGATCAAGCACTGCTACTCAGGTGAACAAGACTACATCGACTGGGGCTCAGCAAACCGGATCAAGCACAGCTACCCAGACTACGAAGACGACCACCACTGGAACTCAACCAGCTGGATCAAGCACAGCTACCAAGACTACCAAAACGACAACCACGACCACCAGCACTGGAACCAAACCGGCTGGATCTAGCACTCAGGTGACCAAATCAACATCGACTGGAGCTCAGCAAACCGGATCAAGCACTGCTACTCAGGTGAACAAGACTACATCGACTGGGGCTCAGCAAACCGGATCAAGCACAGCTACCCAGACTACGAAGACGACCACCACTGGAACTCAACCAGCTGGATCAAGCACAGCTACCAAGACTACCAAAACGACAACCACGACCACCAGCACTGGAACCAAACCGGCTGGATCTAGCACTCAGGTGACCAAATCAACATCGACTGGAGCTCAGCAAACCGGATCAAGCACTGCTACTCAGGTGAACAAGACTACATCGACTGGGGCTCAGCAAACCGGATCAAGCACAGCTACCCAGACTACGAAGATGACCACCACTGGAACTCAACCAGCTGGATCAAGCACAGCTACCAAGACTACCAAAACGACAACCACGACCACCAGCACTGGAACCAAACCGGCTGGATCTAGCACTCAGGTGACCAAATCAACATCGACTGGAGCTCAGCAAACCGGATCAAGCACAGCTACCCAGACTACGAAGACGACCACCACTGGAACTCAACCAGCTGGATCAACAGCTACCAAGACTACCAAAACGACAACCACGACCACCAGCACTGGAATCAAACCGGCTGGATCTAGCACTCAGGTGACCACATCAACATCGACTGGAGCTCAGCAAACCGGATCAAGCACTGCTACTCAG ACTACGAAGACGACCACCACTGGAACTCAACCAGCTGGATCAAGCACAGCTACCAAGACTACCAAAACGACAACCACGACCACCAGCACTGGAACCAAACCGGCTGGATCTAGCACTCAGGTGACCAAATCAACATCGACTGGAGCTCAGCAAACCGGATCAAGCACTGCTACTCAGGTGAACAAGACTACATCGACTGGGGCTCAGCAAACCGGATCAAGCACAGCTACCCAGACTACGAAGACGACCACCACTGGAACTCAACCAGCTGGATCAAGCACAGCTACCAAGACTACCAAAACGACAACCACGACCACCAACACTGGAATCAAACCGGCTGGATCTAGCACTCAGGTGACCACATCAACATCGACTGGAGCTCAGCAAACCGGATCAAGCACTGCTACTCAGGTGAACAAGACTACATCGACTGGGGCTCAGCAAACCGGATCAAGCACAGCTACCAAGACTACCAAAACGACAACCACGACCACCAGCACTGGAACCAAACCGGCTGGATCTAGCACTCAGGTGACCAAATCAACATCGACTGGAGCTCAGCAAACCGGATCAAGCACTGCTACTCAGGTGAACAAGACTACATCGACTGCGGTTCAGCAAACCGGATCAAGCACAGCTACCCAGACTTCGAAGACGACCACCACTGGAACTCAACCAGCTGGATCAAGCACAGCTACCAAGACTACCAAAACGACAACCACGACCACCAGCACTGGAATCAAACCAGCTGGATCTAGCACTCAGGTGACCACATCAACATCGACTGGAGCTCAGCAAACCGGATCAAGCACTGCTACTCAG ACTACGAAGACGACCACCACTGGAACTCAACCAGCTGGATCAAGCACAGCTACCAAGACTACCAAAACGACAACCACGACCACCAGCACTGGAACCAAACCGGCTGGATCTAGCACTCAGGTGACCAAATCAACATCGACTGGAGCTCAGCAAACCGGATCAAGCACTGCTACTCAGGTGAACAAGACTACATCGACTGGGGCTCAGCAAACCGGATCAAGCACAGCTACCCAGACTACGAAGACGACCACCACTGGAACTCAACCAGCTGGATCAAGCACAGCTACCAAGACTACCAAAACGACAACCACGACCACCAGCACTGGAACCAAACCGGCTGGATCTAGCACTCAGGTGACCAAATCAACATCGACTGGAGCTCAGCAAACCGGATCAAGCACTGCTACCCAGGTTACCAAGCAAACCACCACTGGATCGACCACCAGTACCAAATCATCTGGAGCAAGTACCGCGACCAAGGCTACAAAGACAACTTCTACGAGCACGCAAACAACTGGTGGAAGCAAGGTGACGAAGACCGCTAGCGGAAGCAAGCAAACTGGCTCAAGTACTGCAACAAGCACGGTTACCAAGGTAACTAAGCAAACTTCTACAGGAACGCAAACAGCCGCGTCGAAGAAAACGGTTGGAGGTGATAGAACAATTACCCTGGTTCTGAAGGAGATTAGAACAGGAAAGTCTTCCTCTTCGGCATCCAAGTCCAAGAAGGTGTCCAAGTCTTCGGAAAGTAAGAAAATTACTGTTGGTAAACAGGATGAGCATTTCGAAGGAAGCATTACTCTGAAACGAATCAAGTCTTCATCTGGAGTCAAAACTACCGGAGAGCGTTCGATTGGAAGCTACAAATCGCATTCCGAGAGAAGGAAGGTTGTTGAAGAACATCACGAGAGGAGACACGATTCCCAAGATCAGTTCGAAGGTAAATTTGCGCTCAAGAAGGTTCAATCGGCCAAGGGCAAGAAGACTTGCGACTGTGGCAAGCAAGAGTTCGGAAAGCATTCCAGAGATGAGCACGAGCACTACGAAGCTAAGTTTGCCCTTAAGAAAACGCACTCGAGAAAATTGTCCGAAGAGGAGTCCGAGGGAAGCTTCGAATCGCAGGAGCGACATGGAGAAAGAAGGCTGTCCGAGGAGTACTACGGAAGAGGACATGAATCATATGACCACTCCGGTGAATATCGTGCCCATAGACGTTCGGAGTCTGCAAGAGACTACCATGGATCTGGAAGACGCTTCAGTGGAAAACACCGTTCGACTGGACACTACAGAGACTGGCAATCGTCTGAGGAGGAATACGGAAGAAGACGGTCTTCGAGCCGTTCGTCTGGAAGGCAATCTGCTGGAAATGGGTTTGGTGGAAATGGTTTCGGTGGAATCATGATTGTTAACCAGCCTGGTGTTTACAATGCCTGA
- the LOC6045944 gene encoding mucin-22 isoform X4: MKGILVIPILAFAIAACVANPAQTVKHSSAEKKSTGGRAVVTKVISGGTQTTGGNTVTKVTTTTSTAGSQSTGGASSKVTKTTSGSTSTTGGSTVVKQTNLGKPAGASTVVTSSTSSQSSSQSSKHASGEKKTAGAQSLKKTTVTKTTSTVATGNQSKGASSAQVTKTSSGSSSTTGGNSQTSSVVTSKVMKSSKSSKNGSGEKKSAGAHTTGTQILKQSSSSQTSASGARMIKRGSGEKRSAGRQTLQRTSSSQTSGGTQSLSKTSVTMTQGEHGHSGKGHGMKKTTMVKTTSTANSESAGGSNSVQQTTTNGVSGMKKSTKKVIKTTSTTATAQQSGATTTGAQQTQVLKQTSSGSQQSGTATKVTQTSTSGTQQSGSGTSTQTTSGSSSSSGSSSSGKRTVTKVSKRVVKNVKAGNSTAGAVTTSQTTSSGTQQSGSSTATQAIKQTSTGSSSSTQTSSGSTTSTGASSSGKRTVIKTSKRVVKKIKTGTSTAGSGSTSETTSTGTQQSGSSATTQTSKTTTTGTQPSGSSTATKTTKTTTTTTSTGTVPAGSSTQVTKSTSTGAQQTESSTATQVNKTTSTGAQQTGSSTATKTTKTTTTTTSTGTKPAGSSTQVTKSTSTGAQQTGSSTATQVNKTTSTGAQQTGSSTATQTTKTTTTGTQPAGSSTATKTTKTTTTTTSTGTKPAGSSTQVTKSTSTGAQQTGSSTATQVNKTTSTGAQQTGSSTATQTTKTTTTGTQPAGSSTATKTTKTTTTTTSTGTKPAGSSTQVTKSTSTGAQQTGSSTATQVNKTTSTGAQQTGSSTATQTTKMTTTGTQPAGSSTATKTTKTTTTTTSTGTKPAGSSTQVTKSTSTGAQQTGSSTATQTTKTTTTGTQPAGSTATKTTKTTTTTTSTGIKPAGSSTQVTTSTSTGAQQTGSSTATQVNKTTSTGAQQTGSSTATQTTKTTTTGTQPAGSSTATKTTKTTTTTTSTGTKPAGSSTQVTKSTSTGAQQTGSSTATQTTKTTTTGTQPAGSSTATKTTKTTTTTTNTGIKPAGSSTQVTTSTSTGAQQTGSSTATQVNKTTSTGAQQTGSSTATKTTKTTTTTTSTGTKPAGSSTQVTKSTSTGAQQTGSSTATQVNKTTSTAVQQTGSSTATQTSKTTTTGTQPAGSSTATKTTKTTTTTTSTGIKPAGSSTQVTTSTSTGAQQTGSSTATQTTKTTTTGTQPAGSSTATKTTKTTTTTTSTGTKPAGSSTQVTKSTSTGAQQTGSSTATQVNKTTSTGAQQTGSSTATQTTKTTTTGTQPAGSSTATKTTKTTTTTTSTGTKPAGSSTQVTKSTSTGAQQTGSSTATQVTKQTTTGSTTSTKSSGASTATKATKTTSTSTQTTGGSKVTKTASGSKQTGSSTATSTVTKVTKQTSTGTQTAASKKTVGGDRTITLVLKEIRTGKSSSSASKSKKVSKSSESKKITVGKQDEHFEGSITLKRIKSSSGVKTTGERSIGSYKSHSERRKVVEEHHERRHDSQDQFEGKFALKKVQSAKGKKTCDCGKQEFGKHSRDEHEHYEAKFALKKTHSRKLSEEESEGSFESQERHGERRLSEEYYGRGHESYDHSGEYRAHRRSESARDYHGSGRRFSGKHRSTGHYRDWQSSEEEYGRRRSSSRSSGRQSAGNGFGGNGFGGIMIVNQPGVYNA, encoded by the exons ATGAAGGGTATCCTGGTAATTCCCATTCTGGCGTTTGCCATTGCTGCTTGCGTGGCAAACCCAGCCCAAACAGTCAAACACTCGTCCGCTGAGAAGAAGTCAACCGGTGGTAGGGCCGTGGTAACGAAGGTTATTTCCGGGGGAACTCAAACAACCGGCGGAAATACCGTTACGAAAGTAACGACGACCACTTCCACTGCGGGATCGCAGTCCACCGGAGGTGCTTCATCCAAGGTCACCAAAACCACTTCAGGATCTACTTCCACCACAGGAGGAAGTACAGTCGTGAAGCAAACCAATTTGGGCAAACCAGCTGGAGCTAGTACCGTGGTTACGAGCTCTACAAGTTCGCAATCTTCTTCCCAATCATCCAAACATGCATCTGGAGAAAAGAAAACCGCAGGAGCTCAATCTCTTAAGAAAACCACCGTAACCAAGACAACATCTACGGTTGCTACAGGAAACCAATCCAAGGGAGCATCCTCGGCACAAGTTACCAAAACCTCTTCTGGATCTTCCTCCACAACCGGAGGAAACTCTCAAACTTCTTCGGTTGTTACTTCCAAAGTAATGAAATCTTCCAAATCGTCTAAGAACGGATCAGGAGAAAAGAAGTCAGCTGGAGCACACACCACGGGAACTCAAATTCTCAAGCAATCATCATCGTCGCAAACTTCTGCTTCGGGTGCTCGAATGATCAAACGAGGATCTGGCGAGAAGAGATCTGCTGGAAGACAAACTCTCCAGCGAACATCATCATCGCAGACATCTGGCGGAACTCAATCACTCAGTAAAACTTCCGTGACTATGACTCAAGGTGAACACGGTCATTCTGGAAAAGGACATGGAATGAAGAAAACCACCATGGTTAAGACGACTTCTACGGCAAACTCGGAGAGCGCTGGTGGTAGCAACTCTGTGCAGCAAACTACAACGAACGGTGTTAGTGGAATGAAGAAATCTACCAAGAAGGTGATCAAAACTACATCAACGACTGCCACTGCTCAACAATCAGGAGCAACTACGACGGGAGCTCAGCAAACGCAAGTGCTCAAACAAACGAGCAGTGGTTCTCAACAATCTGGAACTGCAACAAAG GTAACTCAAACGTCAACGTCAGGAACTCAACAAAGTGGATCGGGTACCTCAACGCAAACTACTTCAGGATCTAGCAGCAGCTCAGGATCTAGCTCATCTGGGAAACGAACGGTAACCAAGGTTTCCAAGAGAGTCGTTAAAAATGTTAAGGCTGGAAATTCAACGGCAGGAGCTGTAACTACATCGCAG ACAACATCCTCTGGAACTCAGCAATCTGGGTCAAGTACTGCAACGCAAGCGATCAAGCAAACTAGCACTGGCTCGAGTTCCTCAACGCAAACTAGCTCAGGTTCTACCACCAGCACTGGAGCTAGTTCGTCTGGCAAAAGAACTGTAATTAAGACTTCTAAACGagttgtgaaaaaaattaaaactggaacCTCGACGGCTGGATCTGGATCTACGTCAGAG ACAACATCCACTGGAACTCAACAATCTGGATCAAGTGCTACTACCCAGACTTCAAAGACGACCACCACTGGAACTCAACCTTCTGGATCAAGCACTGCTACCAAGACTACCAAAACGACAACCACGACCACCAGCACTGGAACCGTACCGGCTGGATCTAGTACTCAGGTGACCAAATCAACATCGACTGGAGCTCAGCAAACCGAATCAAGCACTGCTACTCAGGTGAACAAGACTACATCGACTGGGGCTCAGCAAACCGGATCAAGCACAGCTACCAAGACTACCAAAACGACAACCACGACCACCAGCACTGGAACCAAACCGGCTGGATCTAGCACTCAGGTGACCAAATCAACATCGACTGGAGCTCAGCAAACCGGATCAAGCACTGCTACTCAGGTGAACAAGACTACATCGACTGGGGCTCAGCAAACCGGATCAAGCACAGCTACCCAGACTACGAAGACGACCACCACTGGAACTCAACCAGCTGGATCAAGCACAGCTACCAAGACTACCAAAACGACAACCACGACCACCAGCACTGGAACCAAACCGGCTGGATCTAGCACTCAGGTGACCAAATCAACATCGACTGGAGCTCAGCAAACCGGATCAAGCACTGCTACTCAGGTGAACAAGACTACATCGACTGGGGCTCAGCAAACCGGATCAAGCACAGCTACCCAGACTACGAAGACGACCACCACTGGAACTCAACCAGCTGGATCAAGCACAGCTACCAAGACTACCAAAACGACAACCACGACCACCAGCACTGGAACCAAACCGGCTGGATCTAGCACTCAGGTGACCAAATCAACATCGACTGGAGCTCAGCAAACCGGATCAAGCACTGCTACTCAGGTGAACAAGACTACATCGACTGGGGCTCAGCAAACCGGATCAAGCACAGCTACCCAGACTACGAAGATGACCACCACTGGAACTCAACCAGCTGGATCAAGCACAGCTACCAAGACTACCAAAACGACAACCACGACCACCAGCACTGGAACCAAACCGGCTGGATCTAGCACTCAGGTGACCAAATCAACATCGACTGGAGCTCAGCAAACCGGATCAAGCACAGCTACCCAGACTACGAAGACGACCACCACTGGAACTCAACCAGCTGGATCAACAGCTACCAAGACTACCAAAACGACAACCACGACCACCAGCACTGGAATCAAACCGGCTGGATCTAGCACTCAGGTGACCACATCAACATCGACTGGAGCTCAGCAAACCGGATCAAGCACTGCTACTCAGGTGAACAAGACTACATCGACTGGGGCTCAGCAAACCGGATCAAGCACAGCTACCCAGACTACGAAGACGACCACCACTGGAACTCAACCAGCTGGATCAAGCACAGCTACCAAGACTACCAAAACGACAACCACGACCACCAGCACTGGAACCAAACCGGCTGGATCTAGCACTCAGGTGACCAAATCAACATCGACTGGAGCTCAGCAAACCGGATCAAGCACTGCTACTCAG ACTACGAAGACGACCACCACTGGAACTCAACCAGCTGGATCAAGCACAGCTACCAAGACTACCAAAACGACAACCACGACCACCAACACTGGAATCAAACCGGCTGGATCTAGCACTCAGGTGACCACATCAACATCGACTGGAGCTCAGCAAACCGGATCAAGCACTGCTACTCAGGTGAACAAGACTACATCGACTGGGGCTCAGCAAACCGGATCAAGCACAGCTACCAAGACTACCAAAACGACAACCACGACCACCAGCACTGGAACCAAACCGGCTGGATCTAGCACTCAGGTGACCAAATCAACATCGACTGGAGCTCAGCAAACCGGATCAAGCACTGCTACTCAGGTGAACAAGACTACATCGACTGCGGTTCAGCAAACCGGATCAAGCACAGCTACCCAGACTTCGAAGACGACCACCACTGGAACTCAACCAGCTGGATCAAGCACAGCTACCAAGACTACCAAAACGACAACCACGACCACCAGCACTGGAATCAAACCAGCTGGATCTAGCACTCAGGTGACCACATCAACATCGACTGGAGCTCAGCAAACCGGATCAAGCACTGCTACTCAG ACTACGAAGACGACCACCACTGGAACTCAACCAGCTGGATCAAGCACAGCTACCAAGACTACCAAAACGACAACCACGACCACCAGCACTGGAACCAAACCGGCTGGATCTAGCACTCAGGTGACCAAATCAACATCGACTGGAGCTCAGCAAACCGGATCAAGCACTGCTACTCAGGTGAACAAGACTACATCGACTGGGGCTCAGCAAACCGGATCAAGCACAGCTACCCAGACTACGAAGACGACCACCACTGGAACTCAACCAGCTGGATCAAGCACAGCTACCAAGACTACCAAAACGACAACCACGACCACCAGCACTGGAACCAAACCGGCTGGATCTAGCACTCAGGTGACCAAATCAACATCGACTGGAGCTCAGCAAACCGGATCAAGCACTGCTACCCAGGTTACCAAGCAAACCACCACTGGATCGACCACCAGTACCAAATCATCTGGAGCAAGTACCGCGACCAAGGCTACAAAGACAACTTCTACGAGCACGCAAACAACTGGTGGAAGCAAGGTGACGAAGACCGCTAGCGGAAGCAAGCAAACTGGCTCAAGTACTGCAACAAGCACGGTTACCAAGGTAACTAAGCAAACTTCTACAGGAACGCAAACAGCCGCGTCGAAGAAAACGGTTGGAGGTGATAGAACAATTACCCTGGTTCTGAAGGAGATTAGAACAGGAAAGTCTTCCTCTTCGGCATCCAAGTCCAAGAAGGTGTCCAAGTCTTCGGAAAGTAAGAAAATTACTGTTGGTAAACAGGATGAGCATTTCGAAGGAAGCATTACTCTGAAACGAATCAAGTCTTCATCTGGAGTCAAAACTACCGGAGAGCGTTCGATTGGAAGCTACAAATCGCATTCCGAGAGAAGGAAGGTTGTTGAAGAACATCACGAGAGGAGACACGATTCCCAAGATCAGTTCGAAGGTAAATTTGCGCTCAAGAAGGTTCAATCGGCCAAGGGCAAGAAGACTTGCGACTGTGGCAAGCAAGAGTTCGGAAAGCATTCCAGAGATGAGCACGAGCACTACGAAGCTAAGTTTGCCCTTAAGAAAACGCACTCGAGAAAATTGTCCGAAGAGGAGTCCGAGGGAAGCTTCGAATCGCAGGAGCGACATGGAGAAAGAAGGCTGTCCGAGGAGTACTACGGAAGAGGACATGAATCATATGACCACTCCGGTGAATATCGTGCCCATAGACGTTCGGAGTCTGCAAGAGACTACCATGGATCTGGAAGACGCTTCAGTGGAAAACACCGTTCGACTGGACACTACAGAGACTGGCAATCGTCTGAGGAGGAATACGGAAGAAGACGGTCTTCGAGCCGTTCGTCTGGAAGGCAATCTGCTGGAAATGGGTTTGGTGGAAATGGTTTCGGTGGAATCATGATTGTTAACCAGCCTGGTGTTTACAATGCCTGA